Sequence from the Mesorhizobium sp. PAMC28654 genome:
GGCTTGCCCACATCATTCGCCAAATGGACGGCACCTCGACCGGTGTCTGGGGCATCTACACGCTGCAAAGCGCCTTCCAGCCGATCTTCGCCTTCAAGGAGGGCAAGCTTTCGCTTGCGGCGTTCGAAGGGCTGATCCGGCCATTCCGTGACGGCGAGCCGCAGTCGCCGATGAGTTTCTTCTCGACCTGCCCGGCGGCCGATCGTTTGCATATCGAGGCGCTGACGCGAACGCTGCATCTTCTGAATGCCGGAGCCTGTCTGCCACGGGAAGCATCGATCTTCATCAATTTCGATCCGTCGGTGTTCACCGAACGCACGATCGCCGACAACGCGCTGCGGGAGATGCGGCTGGTGCTGCACGAGGCTGGAATCGATCCGCGCCGCGTCGTCTGCGAGGTGACCGAGCAGAGATCGGCGTCGCAGGAAACGCTGTTCAGTTTCGTCGCGGCGCTCCGGGGCAACGGCTTTCGCATCGCGGTCGACGATTACGGCGCCGATGATTCCGACATCAACCGCATCAAGGAACTGAAGCCCGACATCGTCAAGTTCGACGCCTTGTGGATCACGCAGCTGATGGAATCGGGCGCCGGTTTCGCGCTGCTGACGGCGATGGTGAAAAGCTTCGAGGACCAGGGCATCCGCACCGTCTTCGAAGGCATCGAGGAAAGCTGGCAACTCGAACTGGCCGAGAAATCGGGCGCCTCGATGGTGCAGGGCTTCGTGCTGGCCCGGCCGGAACTGGCGCCAACCAGTTTCCGCGTCTTCGAAAAGGAAAGGCCTGCGCCCGCGATACCGTCCGACGCTGGCAGGGAGCCTTTGACTTCGGCCCCTTCGACGCGACGTGCGAAGGCCTTTGGGCGAAGGGTCGTGCGATGATGTCCGGGTTCGACAGGCGACGCAACGTCGCCGATGAGATCTTTGCCGACGAGGTCGGCATTGAATACGGGATCTACGGAGAGTTCCGGCTGCGAAGCGTCTACCAGCCGATCTTCGCGCCGCGCGGCGCGGCCCTGACGGCCGTCGCGGTCGAGGCCCTGGTCGAGCCGCATCTGGCAGGCCGACCGAGCTCGGCCCAGGCCTTCTTCGATCAGATTCCGGCGGAGGATCGCCTGTTTGTCGAGGCCATGTGCCGGGCCCTCCACCTGCGAAACTACAGCAACATCGGTGTCGAAGGGCTCGACTTGTTCTTCAACTTCAACCCCTTGGTCAACGACCATCCCGGGCGGGCCCTGGCCGAGATCAGGCTGATGGGCAGGCACCTCGCCGATTTCGGGCTGCATGCGGGCATGCTGGTCTGCGAGGTCACCGAACAGGCGGCCGATGACGCGCTGCTGTTGCTGCTGGTGCGGGAGATGCGGCGCGACGGCATGCGCATCGCCATCGACGATTTCGGTGCCGGCCATTCGACGGAAGAGCGGGTGAGCCTTCTCAGCCCCGACATCATCAAGATCGATGGTGCGTGGTTTTCCGAACTCTGTCGCCATGCGGCGGCAGAAAAATTCTTCCGGCCGCTGGTTTCAACGCTGCATGAGCGCGGCGCCAAGGTTCTGGTCGAGGGCATCGAGCAGGCCGTGCATCTGCGCGTCGCGCTGGAGGGCGGCGTCGACCTTCTGCAGGGGTTCCTTCTTGCCCGGCCGAAGTTGGCCGGCACGATTTTCAACGAGAATCCCCTGGCCATCGATGCGCTGCTCGAACCCGAGAGCAAGGTGGTCCAGCTGCATCAGCGCCGCTGATCGACCCGCCAAAACAAATCACTGGATGATGCCGCTGGCCCTGCGATAATCGCGCCGTGCGTGATGCCCCGGGAGCGGAAATGATACTCTACAGCATGATCGACAGCGGCAATTGCTACAAGCCGCGCCTGCTGATGGCCAAGCTCGGGCTGAGCTTCACCACCATCGAGGTCAGCTCGCACACCGGCGAGACGCGAAAAGCCGATTATGTCGCCAAGAATCCCAACGCCATGGTGCCGCTGCTCGAACTCGACGACGGCCGGCGGTTGGCCGAATCCAACGCCATCCTGCTCTATCTCGCGGAGGGCACGCGCTTCCTGCCGGCGGACAAATATGAGCGCGGGCTGGCCTATCAATGGCTGTTCTTCGAACAATACAGCCATGAGCCCTATATTGCCGTGCGCAAGGCGCTGCTGACCTTTCCCGAACGGGCGGGGGATGCGACGCCGGAGCGGCTGGCGGCCACGCTGGAGCGCGGCAACAAGGCGCTCGGCGTGATGAACAAACATCTGGAAAACAACGCCTTTTTCGCCGGCGGTGCCTTCAGCGTCGCCGACATCGCGCTCTATGCCTATACGCATACGGCGGAGCAAGGCGGCTTTCAGCTCGACGCCTACCCGGCGGTCGCCGCGTGGCTGAAGAGGGTGGAGGCGGATCCGGGGCATGTGCCGATGGAGTGGGTGGGGTAGTCAACGTCGGCGATTGGCGAAAGCGGCAGCCAGATGAGGGGCGGCGCCAGCCTTTCTCAGTAAATCTCAAAAAGGGCAGTTCTACAGCGTCGGCGCTGCCCCTCATCGCCCTGCCGGGCACTTCTCCCCGTATAGTGACGGGGAGAAGGACGCTACTTTGCCGGTTTCGCCAATCGCCTGAAATCCAGACAACAAAAAGGCGGGATAAATCCCGCCTTCCCATTCTTGGTAGCCTGATGGGAGCGTCAGGTCCGGGCTGGCAGCTATCTGCTGATCCAGCTTGTCGGGTCTTTCCGCTCCGGCGCGCTTCTCGCGCGACTGTCAGTACATCCGTGACTTGCCGTGCGCCCCGGACCTTCGCCCGGCGCGCGCCATTCGCAAAATCAGGCTGCCTTGCTCAGAGAACCAGC
This genomic interval carries:
- a CDS encoding EAL domain-containing protein produces the protein MSRSIGLAHIIRQMDGTSTGVWGIYTLQSAFQPIFAFKEGKLSLAAFEGLIRPFRDGEPQSPMSFFSTCPAADRLHIEALTRTLHLLNAGACLPREASIFINFDPSVFTERTIADNALREMRLVLHEAGIDPRRVVCEVTEQRSASQETLFSFVAALRGNGFRIAVDDYGADDSDINRIKELKPDIVKFDALWITQLMESGAGFALLTAMVKSFEDQGIRTVFEGIEESWQLELAEKSGASMVQGFVLARPELAPTSFRVFEKERPAPAIPSDAGREPLTSAPSTRRAKAFGRRVVR
- a CDS encoding EAL domain-containing protein, yielding MMSGFDRRRNVADEIFADEVGIEYGIYGEFRLRSVYQPIFAPRGAALTAVAVEALVEPHLAGRPSSAQAFFDQIPAEDRLFVEAMCRALHLRNYSNIGVEGLDLFFNFNPLVNDHPGRALAEIRLMGRHLADFGLHAGMLVCEVTEQAADDALLLLLVREMRRDGMRIAIDDFGAGHSTEERVSLLSPDIIKIDGAWFSELCRHAAAEKFFRPLVSTLHERGAKVLVEGIEQAVHLRVALEGGVDLLQGFLLARPKLAGTIFNENPLAIDALLEPESKVVQLHQRR
- a CDS encoding glutathione S-transferase family protein; the encoded protein is MILYSMIDSGNCYKPRLLMAKLGLSFTTIEVSSHTGETRKADYVAKNPNAMVPLLELDDGRRLAESNAILLYLAEGTRFLPADKYERGLAYQWLFFEQYSHEPYIAVRKALLTFPERAGDATPERLAATLERGNKALGVMNKHLENNAFFAGGAFSVADIALYAYTHTAEQGGFQLDAYPAVAAWLKRVEADPGHVPMEWVG